The following DNA comes from Hordeum vulgare subsp. vulgare chromosome 3H, MorexV3_pseudomolecules_assembly, whole genome shotgun sequence.
AGCCCAAGCTGGAGGACTTCCTCGGTGGCATATCCTActccgaccaccaccaccaccacaagcagGCCGGTGGCAACAACATGGTCGTCCCTGCAGGTAGTGGCAGCGGCGGCGCCGCTTGCTACGCGAGCTCGGGAGGGAGTAGCGTGGGCTACCTGTACCACCCCAGCTCGGCCTCCCTCCAGTTTGCTGACTCTGTCATGGTGGCTTCCTCTGCCGGTGGCCTCCACCACGACGGCGCTGGCATCATGGCGAACGCCACAGCCAACGGCGACCTTCATAATGGCGGCACTGGTGGGGGCATCGGCCTGTCCATGATCAAGAGCTGGCTGCGTAGCCAGCCATCCCCGGCACAACAACCGGAGCAGCAGAGGGCAGAGGTGGCCGCGCAGgggctctcgctgtccatgaacATGGCGGCGGGCATGCCGCAGCTTGTCGGCGGGGAGCGTGGCCCGCAGGAGTTGGCCATTGTCCGGAAGGATGACACGGCCGGTGGCAGCAGCGCTGGTTCTGGTGCGGTGGTGTCGGCCGGTGCAGATAGCACGGGCGGAAGCAGTGGCGCGGTGGTGGAGACGCCAGCGTCGAGGAAGACGGCTGACACGTTTGGCCAGCGGACTTCGATTTACCGTGGCGTGACCAGGTATATAGTAGTATTAGTGCATTGCAATATACATGAAAGTATCTGAACAAACTCTACTTAAAAGATTTGAGCAATATATATTTGATTGCTTTTTGTGGCATTATGCTGAGCGTCTAGCTAATGCATAGTTTCGGGCATTCTTGTTTTCTAGCTAATCATAAACTCAAACAGTGATATCGCCAAGCATGCATGGATCAATGTGGtttctttccctttttctgtttttgcaatgacCCTAGTAtcactttatatattttttctcttAATTTCTTCTTTGCGTCAAGTGAGTATTGTCATTTGCTTTTGAGGCTCTTTTTTAATAATGTAGCTGCATAGGAAATGCGTAATGCAATTATGTGGGCATGATTGTGGTAGGCTTACAAAGTGTgtatttttctgttttgtgtttggcTTTAATAGGCATAGATGGACCGGGAGATATGAGGCTCACTTATGGGACAACAGTTGCAGAAGAGAAGGGCAAACTCGCAAGGGTCGTCAAGGTACTGATGTGTCATCTTTAAAGTTGTTTACATATATATGATCAATCCACCTCCAGTGTTGCTAATTAAAGTTATTCTTTGATTGATATTTCAACCTTGTATGAACTCGGCATGTACAACTCCactcagtctatctaggtaagcaAGATCCAGATTGAAGTAATTACAATTGGTTTTGTCACATTTTCTGGATGCATTCATTGCTATCAATTCTTTAAAATACAATTTTTAGAGCTTAAACTACATTTTATTTGTTTATCTTCTGATCTTGAAATGCATATATAGGTGGCTATGACAAAGAGGAGAAAGCTGCAAGAGCTTATGATTTGGCTGCTCTCAAGTATTGGGgtgcaacaacgacgacaaatttCCCCGTAAGTTACAATGCTCCTTTTATCATTATTTTTGGAAAAAGCTTTTATAATTTATCACCATTTTATTATTCGTTGATCAATGGAATGATGAACATCATAGCTACATTTCTCTAATTATTATCTTTTGGGAAGCCTATCTTACTGAAGTGGTCcttaaagacatgcatattttccttttttttaggtAAACAACTACGAAAAAGAGCTAGAGGAGATGAAGCACATGACAAGGCAGGAGTTTGTGGCATCTTTGCGAAGGTCGGTCTCTTATATTTTATATATGAATCGTAGGTACATGATTAGCAAACCAATCTTCAAACCAAAGGATACTAATGTTATTTGATGTGTGTATGTGCAGGAAGAGCAGTGGTTTCTCTAGAGGCGCATCTATTTATCGTGGAGTAACTAGGTATGTGTTTCCGTTTCTTGCTTGTGTGCATCGTATGGTGTACGTAGAGGTTAGGAGAACAATCCTTGTATTAGCTACATAGAAATTTGATTGCTATTGCTGATCCATTTTAATTTTGTGTAATAAAGGCACCACCAACATGGCAGATGGCAAGCGAGGATAGGGAGAGTTGCAGGGAACAAGGATCTCTACTTGGGCACCTTCAGTAAGTACTCCATATGTTTCTTTTTACTTTGCATATAAGATTTGTTTGAAGTCAAACATTATAACGTTTGACCATGTTGATAGGTAAAAATATCAACATTCCCAGTACCAAATCAATATCATTAGATGCATCATGAAATTGATTCTAAAACTGTATAGCTTTGGTATTATATTCTAAAACTGTATAAATTTAGTCAACTTTTATGAAGTTTGATTTCAGATAAAAATTTTATGCCGAGTAAAAAGAAACAGATGGATTATATATGTAtacttagtactccctccgtttctaaatataagaccttttagagattacattatggactacatacggatgtatatagacatattttaaagcataagttcattcattttgctccgtatgtagttcatagtagaatttctaaaatgtcttatatttaggaacggaagaaGTATTTGTCTGTGCCCCGTACAAAATACATTTTGTTATACGGAAATTAGAGCATATTCGTTTGTACTACTATGTTTCTAAAAAATCAGATATAGAAACATTTTGTGCCGAcatttagagggtgcttggatacgttttagtctcatgactaaaagtaatgagactaagagggtgcttggatccaagagactaaaactagtctgactaaaactagtctctttaagaggctaaagttccaagcacccctgactaaagagaggctaaaactagtcttgaggctaaaatcttttagtcaggggtacccctactaaaatgtgcattagtcctctctctcctcatttaactcctcatgcaagttctggattgaagggtttggaggataataaatgctcattaacttgattttagtctcttcagtacttggatccaagcatgggtgaggctagcaagttttagtctcattacttttagtcatgggactaaaacgtatccaagcaccttctaaaacttgctagcctcatccatgcttggatccaaatactaaagagattCAAAtcgagttaatgagcatttattatcctccaaacccttcaaTCCAGAACTTGTCtcgggagttaaatgaggagagagaggactaatgcatattttagtaggggtacccctgactaaaagattttagcctcaagactagttttagcctctctttagtcaggggtgcttggaactttagccttttaaagagactagttttagtcagactagttctagtaccttggatccaagcaccctcttattAATAATCCCCCAGTGGAAACTAAATATGATCTCCAATCCATGTCCAGATGGTACTAGTTGATTTTCCAATTGTAATCCATGTCCAGCTGATGATGTGTGGGTCCAAGAACAACTCACATGTACACATGTGAGAAatgcatggagtgacaaatcataAAATGCCAACGAATGGAGCGACAAAATCGTAGATTTCCAGTAGAAAATGGACCTTCTTCAAGTCATGCCAAGTTGCGTCAAGCATATTAATATCGTACTTTGTGCATGAGTGCATGCTTTATTAAACGTAGCTTCCATGTTTAGTGCTGCCGCTGTCTCCACTCGCCGGTGCATCTAGTCAAAATATTCGAGCTGCgtctgcatgcatgcacgcatttGCAGTAAACTATTGATTAATTAAAATAATTAAGCTTGCTTGCCACAGCTCACATGCATACATCTACATGCATGCATGGCATCGACTGGTAGATTGCGTTGGTACTCTACTAACTATCGTCTCTGTGTGTAATGTAGGCACGCAGGAGGAGGCTGCGGAGGCCTACGACATCGCGGCGATCAAGTTCCGAGGACTCAACGCCGTTACCAACTTCGATATGACGCGCTACGACGTCAAAAGCATCCTCGACAGCACCGCGCTACCCATCGGCAGCGCCGCCAAGCGCCTCAAGGACGCCGAGGCGGCCACAGCGTCGTCCCTCGCGCAGCAGCAGCATCACGCCGGCGTGGTGAGCGGCTACGATATCGGTGCCCTGGCCGCGTATGGCGCGgcataccaccaccaccatcccTCCGTTGCCGGCGCCGCTGCATGGCCGACCATCGCATTCCAGGCCCTGCCTCAGCAGCAGGTATCCAGCGTCGGTGGTGGACACATGTACCACCCATACGCCCATGCGCAGCCGCTGCGCGGGTGGTGCAAGCAGGAGCCGGACCATGCCGTGATCGCTGCCGCGCACAGCCTGCAGGAGCTCCACCACCTCAACCTCGGCGCTGGCGCAGGCGCACACGACTTCTTCTCGCAGCATGCCCAGTCGATGCAGCAGCAGCACGGCGGCCACGGCAGCATCGACAACGCGGCGGGCGCCTCGCTCGAACACAGCACAGGCTCCAACTCTGTCGTGTACAATAACGGCGCCGTCGAGAGCTTCATGCTGCCCatgagcaccaccaccaccgctacGGCAAGCCACGCCCACGAGCAGGCGGCAGCAGCTCATGCCCACGCACGCGCGGTGGCGGCACAGGCGTACAGCGGGGGCAACATGAGCAGGGATCACGACGACGGGAAGATCGCCTACGAGAACTACCTCGTGAGCACCGCCGAAGCCTACAGCGGGGGCAGGATGGCTGCCTGGACGCCGGCCTCAGCCCCACCGGCGACAAGCAGCAGCGACATGACCGGCACGCAGCTCTTCAGCGTCTGGAACGACACTAACTAGGTCAGCTAGAGAGAAAAACACTAACATCACAAAGCACTTAGGGTTCATGCATGAGATGGCCATTGAGGTGTTTCTGTCGTGTTCTATTATTGTTACTCATTAGCTAGTTTGGATGGTGTTCTTCTGGAGGAAGGTGATGGCCTGTGAGAGGGCTATGCATTGCACTGCATTGTTCTTGGATCAGTTGAgctgttatcattttggggttaagtTCAGAAGAACATATATGGTGGGGGCATTGACCAGGGAATTAGATCCTTTAGAAATCAATGGAGCTAGAACTAGCCTGCTTGTAAATTTTGAATTGCTAGGGTGGATGGCACTGCATGATGGCGATCGATGCTCAAACGAGTTTTTTTTTTAACAAAGTTCTCAGCTttatttctgtttcttttttagtgttttatttggtTCCAATGTGAGGAGGAAAGTACTATCTGGCCGAAATAATTTGAGTAGCGAAGATCATCTCATTTCTATTTTTTAGACAAGCCATCATCTCTCATGGACCCAATCTATGGTGCTGGGCTAGGTTGTTGGATTGGGAAGTAGTACAAATGGGCCAAGTTGTTTGATACTGAATTCAAGTGAGCCCATAATGCAAAAAACTCTCGGTATCTGAATTGGCTGCCACCAAATGACATCCATATACATCCATAAAAAAAATATACCTTCCAttcattcttattcttattctcttATTAATCAAATATAAGCCTCCAGCTCCCTAAAACATCAGTCTCACAGATGATTGCAAGAGAAAAATAAGACCAAAGCATGTTGAATTGTTAGTTAAACCTGCTCAATTCATTCGTGGAGCAGAGGAGACAAGACATGGATGCAAAAGCTTTCCTTTGACCAAGGGCACACATACACCTTTTGCTTTCTTTGCCCTGGGTTTGGTTTTGGTGAGCTGCTACATTATTGTGGTCAGCAGCCTAGTATATTTGAGCAGTTGAAGCTAGACATACCACTCACTCTCCTCGGCTCACCTGACAAGATAATGTGGCAGTTCATTTAATCTTTTTTTCCTGTCTCTTGTTAGATTCTACCACCAGCTGTAAAAAACATGGCGAATCCATTTTTCTTGTACTACTTGTTTAATTATTTTTAAGCAAGGGTGAATCTGCAGCTCAGAGTAAATACTGACAGCCGAAGTCTAAGAAATGGCTGAGTAGCCACATCTATGGACTGGAAATGTTACCTTGCATCACCATCAGGTCATCCCTGTGAGGAACAAAGGGCAAACATGCCACAGATGCCGCTAGATGTTTACCAGAATGGACGGTTTAGCTGCACCACTGTGAACACTCCTTGGAAACCTTCCAGATTGTTACCGCCGCAGTTTTGTTGCCAAACTCGAAGATGACGACCAGGCCTATTTCATcttatacagtagcccaacatagCATGTTCCGATTCCAAGCGGACACACCTGGAAATTTGCCAGTTGGGTAAATAAGGCTTTAGCCTTTACCACCTCGATCACCACCTCGAAATTTCCCAGTTCATGTTTCAGAGCTTATAAATGTTATGCCCTTCAGAGACTCTGGGTTTAAACAACTCAGGTTGAATGTTTCTATAAATAGTGTAGGAAAATTTGCGTCATAAAACCTTAGTTTATGCTGTCAAGTACTATGAAACATGAACTTTTAAAGATAAATAGAAAAAATGCCAAAATGCTCTGCTCTTTTACATTTAGGTGAGATGAATTCAGTATGGCAGGATAAACAGCAAAACATATGTACCAAGACCCCTTGAGCATTTACAAGCAACTAAGTAAATATGTGCATCACGTTGATGATTTTGTTTTCATGGCTAACATAATTGTTGCTCTGCGATTACTTCAAAACCTACAATACTTATTCTCTGAAATAACATACAAGCAGATTCATATACTCCAACTACAAAAGGTTATCATAAATCACAACTAATTACATCTTCTCTCTGAAATCAAGTGGTGACAAAGTGTACatgctcttttttttcttttttgagggAAGTACAGTCTCTAATCATTCAAATGGCCATACCACCTTACCAGCTCCACCTGCTTCCCCAGAGACCCTGCCAAGTGCCACCTTGAACATTATAAATACTCATCCATACCAAAGCCAAAATCATTCACATTCTCCCATCTCCTCTTCTCACTTCAGAAAGCACTGTCCAGGCATGGAAGTAAGCGTTGGAAGCCAGCCAAAGCGCCAGCTATGGCTGGTCTTAGCCGTGCTGGTTGCCATGGCAATGCTCGGTGAGGCAGCCAGAAGCTTACCACCACCTTCTCTTTCAGCATCACCAACGTATGCTCCTATCATTAAGGTGATAGGCAAAGCATACTGCTATAGATGCTTCAATGAGGCGCACCCAGAAGAATCCCATGGGAAGGAGCACCTGGAAGGTAAATTTTGGTTATTTGCAGTTCTTATTATCTATGCACGTTAATGCAGTCAGCTTGGAAATATGTCAAGTTTCTTCTTGTTCATAATTATCTTGGAAATGCACTACTTGCTGGCAAGAAAACTGTATTCAAGAATATCATACAGAAGATCCAAGAACATGGCTAGAGCCAAATTTTGAGCTTGGTTAACAATATTATCTGCTGTAGTTACACAAAAAAAATCTGCCAAGAAGGATCTGCACATTTCCTTTGGTACATGGCAGTTTTAGTGTTCTAGAAGCCTATATGATCTTGCTTAAATAAAAAACATCAAGTTAAAGTTGCTACCAGGTAGGCCAAATTACAGTAGACTAAGGATACACATACATGGATATGTGACTAATACCATGATGAACTGTGAACCCAAATTGCAGCTAAATTCATCGAAGAGAAAAACTGCTAAGAAGATGGATGATGTTTTACAAATTCTTCATTCTTCCTAAATGTCTTTCAGCATTTCATACTGCAACTTAATACCTTTTTATCATTATCTGGTGCAGGAGCCATGGTCAAGGTCACTTGCCAGGCCAATGACCAGGCAATAGTGAGATTTGGCTACACCGAAAGCAATGGCAAATACAGCGTGGCCATTACCGGTTTGCCACTTAGTGGCACCTTTGGGGCTGACTCGTGCAAGGTTGAGCTCCATGCGGCAGCAGGAGGATCTGACTGCAATGTGCCCATGGAGTTAAATCTCTCTGGAGTTAGTGTTTACTCAAAGTCCAATGAAGAAGTGGTTCTCCAAGCCAACCAAGTAATGGCATTTGGATCAAAGAAGACATTTGCTGGATGTTCAAAACCTCACATTCTACCATCGATGTATCCATCTAATTCACCGCCACTCCCATACCAGCATCCCTCGCCTCCACCCAACTACAAATCCCCACCGTTACCGTACCAGCATTCACCACCAACTTCTAACAAGTTTCCACCTCCATCGTATCAGTATCCATCACCTCCGCAGAACTTGTACTCTTCACCGCCACCGTACCAACAGTCCACACCTTCAAGCAACTACCAAGCTCCACCAACATCTAACAATCCAACACCAACCCACAAGTATTTACCACCTCCATACTACTACAACTCCCCATCTTCGAACagccacgtagctccaccactGCCATACCTGCAGTCCCCACCTCCGTACAACTACAAGTCACCTGTTCTACCATTGTCACCAATGCCTCCTCGCCATTATAACTCTCCACCTCCATTTAACTATGGATCTTCACCCCCACCTTACCAATATTCTCCACCGTTACCTCCAAAACATCTACAACCAAATGTTCCTCATGGTACTCCGCCACCAGCATCAATATCACCACAGCCTCTTTACCCCTATGGCTCTCCACCACCAGCATCAATATTTCCACAGCCTCTTCACCCCTACAGCTCTCCACCACCATATCTGAACTCGTACCAATCCCCACCACCACCGATGCAGCTCCCTCATGTAAAATCGCCACCAGTTTCTTCAACATCTCCACAGCCTCTTTACCACTACAGCTCTCCACCACCATCTCTGAACTCGTACCAATCCCCACCACCACCGACTCAGCTTCCTCATGTAAAATCACCACCAGTGTCTTCAACATTTCCACAGCCTCTGCACCACTACAGCTCTCCACCACCATATCTGAACTCGTACCAATCCCCACCACCACCGATGCAGCTCCCTCATGTAAAATCGCCACCAGTTTCTTCAACATCTCCACAGCCTCTTTACCACTACAGCTCTCCACCACCATCTCTGAACTCGTACCAATCCCCACCACCACCGACTCAGCTTCCTCATGTAAAATCACCACCAGTGTCTTCAACATTTCCACAGCCTCTGCACCACTACAGCTCTCCACCACCATCGCTTCTGAACTCCTACCAATCCCCACCACCACCAAATCAGCTGTCTTAAGCATGAGGAATGGTTTCTTGAAATGTAAGTTTCCTAGTGGGCTTTATGTGGTACAGTATAACATCTTAACGTTTACATATGATGTATCATCTTTATGAATTTGAATCGTAATAATGTGAACTTTCACGATAGCTCATATAAACTCAATATAAAAGATTGCATTGGTGAGGACTCCTTATTTCAAATAAAAGAGTAATAAGATTCCTAAAGTATAGCGACAGGACATGTTAAGTTGTTAACCATATGATTCCATCCATCTCATTTCAGGATATGATGTGGGCAGAATAAACGGAAGAGTCGAAGTCTATCTCAAGAAGAAGCGCCGTAGCTGGAATTGTCAGCTATGGGTCACAGTTTCTAGAATTATCTACCCAAGTATCTAGTGTGTTTCAGCTTTCACTTTGTTGCCTAGAGCTATTTCAGCAATGTAACCATAAGTTGTATGAGCTATTGTTAGTAATAGCAATGTTCTGTACTCAATCCAATATATGCTGCGGCATCTACCCAAGATAGAACAaatccagggggggggggggggggggcttctcCACCGTGAAATTCTGTGGCTCAAATTCAATTCAGAAACCAAAAGTTGGAAAACTGAGCTTGGAATGCAGTGCGCTCATGAGTCGCTACCGGTCACCGTCATCTCAGGGGAAGCATAATATCACCAGTAAATCAGCGCAGTTCCTAGGTAGTAAAATAAAACCACAGGATCCGTCACCCAACCACGCGCCGGAAGGCACATTTCTTCAGTTCAGTGGGTAGCAGCGGTTTTCCAGAGAAATTTCGGCTGCTAAACCTAAACGGGAgtaagcaacagcaacaacaacaacgatcgaCCACTCGACGAAAGTAGTTCATCTTCCTCTCGGATCTCGCGGTATCTATCTACCATGGATTGTTCGTCTACAGCCTACAGGCGACCAAGGGAGGAGACCTACGCGGACTGTGGCAAGAGGAACGAGCAAAGCAACCCGGGCACTGACCTGACTCCAGTAACCCACCGCAGATTGACGACGGCGACCACGGAAGCGGCGGTCTCTGCGCGAGAATTAATCGCCGGAGCTGGCGGACGGCCGGCGGTCCGCTCCGGTCAGGTCAGGTCTGCAGGCAGCAGAGCGCCAGAGCCTGACGCGGCGGCGTTGAGTGGGGACGGAGAGAAGATCCGGGCCAGTTTGGGTGGGCTTGGGCCGCATGTCCGCGCGTGTAAATAGCAACAAACAAACTCAGGCCTACTGGCTCTGGGCTGGGCTGTCCGGGCCGCCTCGCGAGAACGCGGTGCAGCCGTGCACGTGCAGTGCTCGGCGCCGGCGGTTGCCTTTCCATTTCGGTGCCGGTGCATGTCGCCGCACCGCACTACGGGTGACCTTAAGCAGAACACATGGCCCCACACGTCATTTTCCCAAGACAAAAAAAGCGAGGGTACAAACGTACGGAATAAAATACCAGCAGCAAAACCGGAAAGTTTTCCGATAAGTAGTGCAAAAATAGAGAGCATGCGGATGTATGTGTGTATATAAATAATGAACGTATCGTGTGTGGAAATGTCTCGTTCTTTGCGTGATATGATAATCCAGCCGATCGTGCGGTTTTGGTGCGTGGCGGACGATGACGAGCGTGAGGCCGGCGTTGCAGATTCCTTCCTTCCATCCGGAGGCCCAGACTTTGATGCCAACGGAATGGTACAACTTGGAAGACATATTCCCCTCGCCTGCTCTGCTGCTATTGGTGGCACGAGGCTAGGTACGACACATGGCACACGTCCGCCACAACTGACATACGCATAGCGCGAAGATGCTCTCCTATCTGCAGGTATCTTCTCACTCGAATGCTATCCATACATCCTTCATCCGCTGCACACCAGGCTTATCGCCCGGCCCAACATGGCGCATGATGAGTGAGACCCTGCCAATTTCCGTTTTGTTCTTCTAAAAAACTATAGTACATTTTTACGACCAAGTGATGTAGTTCTACGTGCTGGAGTTTTGTGTGTTTGGTTTTTGCGGGGAGTTGTGCGTAGAGTTTGTGTGCCAAAACTGCCAACAGACGTGATGTTTATAGAATAATTAAAGCGTGAAGCAAAGCGTCCCTGCCAACACCACTCGCTCATTTTTAGCAGTGGGGCCAACGTAGTAGTACGCTTTAAATGCGGAAATTACCCCTCGAGATCCACTCCTCACCAACCCCAACCAAAACCAAATGAAAACAATCTCAGTTCCGCTATGCGTTGCATTCATCAGAAAACAAGAGAAACATACACAAGAATCTGCAGCTTCAAAGAGAGCGAGGGCAGAGGAATCTGCTGCTGCGATTATAAAAAACGGGGTTTGGAACTTGGGTCAGCACAGCCGCAATCCTCAAAATAAAAAATCCGCACAAGAGTTAAATTACCAAAAGCGCCCTCACGTAGTGCCGCTGCCCCACGCCTGAAAGCACACGACGAGagggggggagagaaaaacagaggAGCGAGCGAGGGGAGAGGAGGCTCGCCAAGGCCGTAGCCACCGTCACTCTTCGCCGCCGTGATCCGCCTGGGCCCCGCCGTGCCGGGGCTGCTGGAGAGAGCGAGCGGGTGGGTCGCCGGCCTCGCCGCCTCCGTCCCGTATTTCCCTCTGATCCTGCCCTCTCCGTGGTGTGGGTCTCAGGGGACCAAACCTTTCCGCCGCGGCTTGCTGGCGAGTGAAGGTGCGTGCGCGCTGCTACTctctcttattctcctcctccaatCAAGATTGGCTGCGACCAGCGCGTGTCCGCGTGATCTCTTCTCGGGAGACGGCGGTGGTGTCAAAGAACTGGTCTCAGGGTCAGGGACAATAGAAGTAATCTTGTGTTGTTCTGCCGTTGGACGGCTGATTATTCACCAGTCCAACT
Coding sequences within:
- the LOC123445041 gene encoding AP2-like ethylene-responsive transcription factor BBM2 → MATVNNWLGFSLSPQELPPSASASGDVSGADVCYNIPQDWNMRGSELSALVAEPKLEDFLGGISYSDHHHHHKQAGGNNMVVPAGSGSGGAACYASSGGSSVGYLYHPSSASLQFADSVMVASSAGGLHHDGAGIMANATANGDLHNGGTGGGIGLSMIKSWLRSQPSPAQQPEQQRAEVAAQGLSLSMNMAAGMPQLVGGERGPQELAIVRKDDTAGGSSAGSGAVVSAGADSTGGSSGAVVETPASRKTADTFGQRTSIYRGVTRHRWTGRYEAHLWDNSCRREGQTRKGRQVYLGGYDKEEKAARAYDLAALKYWGATTTTNFPVNNYEKELEEMKHMTRQEFVASLRRKSSGFSRGASIYRGVTRHHQHGRWQARIGRVAGNKDLYLGTFSTQEEAAEAYDIAAIKFRGLNAVTNFDMTRYDVKSILDSTALPIGSAAKRLKDAEAATASSLAQQQHHAGVVSGYDIGALAAYGAAYHHHHPSVAGAAAWPTIAFQALPQQQVSSVGGGHMYHPYAHAQPLRGWCKQEPDHAVIAAAHSLQELHHLNLGAGAGAHDFFSQHAQSMQQQHGGHGSIDNAAGASLEHSTGSNSVVYNNGAVESFMLPMSTTTTATASHAHEQAAAAHAHARAVAAQAYSGGNMSRDHDDGKIAYENYLVSTAEAYSGGRMAAWTPASAPPATSSSDMTGTQLFSVWNDTN
- the LOC123445043 gene encoding extensin-1-like; translated protein: MLFFFFFEGSTVSNHSNGHTTLPAPPASPETLPSATLNIINTHPYQSQNHSHSPISSSHFRKHCPGMEVSVGSQPKRQLWLVLAVLVAMAMLGEAARSLPPPSLSASPTYAPIIKVIGKAYCYRCFNEAHPEESHGKEHLEGAMVKVTCQANDQAIVRFGYTESNGKYSVAITGLPLSGTFGADSCKVELHAAAGGSDCNVPMELNLSGVSVYSKSNEEVVLQANQVMAFGSKKTFAGCSKPHILPSMYPSNSPPLPYQHPSPPPNYKSPPLPYQHSPPTSNKFPPPSYQYPSPPQNLYSSPPPYQQSTPSSNYQAPPTSNNPTPTHKYLPPPYYYNSPSSNSHVAPPLPYLQSPPPYNYKSPVLPLSPMPPRHYNSPPPFNYGSSPPPYQYSPPLPPKHLQPNVPHGTPPPASISPQPLYPYGSPPPASIFPQPLHPYSSPPPYLNSYQSPPPPMQLPHVKSPPVSSTSPQPLYHYSSPPPSLNSYQSPPPPTQLPHVKSPPVSSTFPQPLHHYSSPPPYLNSYQSPPPPMQLPHVKSPPVSSTSPQPLYHYSSPPPSLNSYQSPPPPTQLPHVKSPPVSSTFPQPLHHYSSPPPSLLNSYQSPPPPNQLS